The stretch of DNA TCCTCGCGCCAGCGGGCCAGCAGGGATTCCGCGCCGGCGTACGCCTCCAGGCAGCCCAGGGCGCCGCAGCGGCAGCGGCGCCCCCGTACGCGTACCGTCAGATGCCCCCACTCCACGGCCCGGCCGCGCTCGACCTCGGGGGTGACCAGGCAGGCGCCCACGCCGGAGCCGAAGAGCACCACGACCGCGTTGCCCGCGCCGCGGCCGGCGCCGAACCACATCTCCGCCTGGCCCAGGGTCTTGGCGCCGTTGTCGATGAAGTACGGAACGCCGTCCGGGAGCCGGGAGCCGGCGCGGAGCAGGGACTCCAGGGGCACCGCGTCCCAGCCGATGGTCTGCCCGTGCACGACGGCACCGCGGTCGGGGGTGGGCTCGACGATGCCGGGGACGCCGATCCCGACCCCGAGGAGGCGCTCCGGGGGCAGGCCGGCCGCGGACAGGACCTCGGCGATCCCGTCCCGGATGTGCCCGGTGATCACGTCGACGTCGTAGCCCTGTGACTCCAGTGGCCGTTCCGTGCGCGCCAGTTCGGTGAGGGTGAGGTCGAACAGCTCGACGCGGACCCGGGTCTCGCCGACGTCCACGCCGATCATGTGGCCGCTGCCCGGCGCGACGCGCAGCAGGGTGCGCGGGCGTCCCCCGTCGGAGTCGACGCTGCCGGCCTCCTCGACGAGGCCGTCGGCGACCAGGTCCGCGACGACGTTGCTGACCGAGCCGGAACTCAGGCCGGTCGCGGGGCCGAGTTCGAAGCGGCTGAGGGGGCCGTCGAAGTACAGCCGTTGCAGTACGGCCGAACGGTTGCCCCTTCTGAGATCGCGCACCGTGCGCCCGTTCCGCCCCGCCATGTGGCTCCCTCCCGAACCGTGCCCGAGCTGCAACATACCGCCGCGGGCCGTCTGGGCGCGACTTCTGCGATCCCTTAGTCCACGCAATAAATTAAGAGGTGACGGTAAGGCGGCCGATCTCCTCGAGCGCGGCGGACAGTTCGGGGGTGACATGATCGCGCGTCCAGCGTTCGTGCGCGCGCCCCAGGGCACGCGGAATCGTCTCGGTGAGCATGATCAGGTAGAGGTAGCTGCGGTACAGGGCGAGCCGCAGGCGGGCCGTCCGCCCGAACCCGGCCCGGCCGCCGGCCGCGCGGTAGCCCGCGAGGAACGCCCGGTCCTCGCGGATGTCCCCGAGCAGCGCGAGCGAGACGAAGTCGGCCGCCGGATCGCCCCAGAACATGCGCTCGCCGTCGATCAGGCCCCCGATGCGGACGCCGCCCTCCGAGCGGTCGACCAGGACGTTGCCCGGCCACAGGTCGAAGTGGACGAGGCGGGGTACGGCGACCCCGTCCAGGGCGCCGTAAGCGGCCGCGGCCGTGTGGGCGATCTCGCCGGCGGGCCGGGGCAGCCGGGCGCCGTAGCGGCGGGCGTCTTCGAGGGCGGCGGCGTACATCGCGGTGAAGGCGGCGCGCCAGTCCGGGGCGAGCGGGCCGAGCGCGCCTGAGGGGTAGCCGAAGCCGGGGCCGGTCACCTGGTGCAGCCGGGCCACCTGGCCGCCCAGCCGGGTGCGCAGGTCCGCCGCTTCGGCGTCCGTCACCGACGCGTCCCACGGCTCGCCGGGGCAGGCCGTCATCAGCAGATGGCGCCGGCCCGCCTCCTCGCCGACCGCGACCACGCGCGGCGCCGGCACTCCGGCCCGCCCGGCCCCGCGGCAGAACTCGGCCTCGCCGACGAGGAGGTCCCTCTCGTAGCGCAGACCGGGCACGGTCGGGGCGGGCGGAACCTTCAGCACGTACCGGGTGCCGTCCGCCAGGCACAGCTCCTCGACCGTGTTGTACGTGCCGCCGCCCAGCGCACGGAGCCGGGCGAGCCGGCCGGGCGGGACACCCGCGGCCCGCAGCACGCGCCGGGCCCGCCCCCACGACCGCGTCGGCGGTGTCGCCAGGTCACCGAAATCCATTGGACCCCCCTATCGGATCCTGCTTACCCTAGCCGCAAAACTAATACCCTTAGGCAATTTCTCCCACCCCCGGAGGCCCACCATGAGATCACTGTCCGAGCAGGACGTCCGCGACTCGTTCGTCAACTGCTCCAAGGGCGAGGC from Streptomyces sp. 6-11-2 encodes:
- a CDS encoding ROK family transcriptional regulator, translated to MAGRNGRTVRDLRRGNRSAVLQRLYFDGPLSRFELGPATGLSSGSVSNVVADLVADGLVEEAGSVDSDGGRPRTLLRVAPGSGHMIGVDVGETRVRVELFDLTLTELARTERPLESQGYDVDVITGHIRDGIAEVLSAAGLPPERLLGVGIGVPGIVEPTPDRGAVVHGQTIGWDAVPLESLLRAGSRLPDGVPYFIDNGAKTLGQAEMWFGAGRGAGNAVVVLFGSGVGACLVTPEVERGRAVEWGHLTVRVRGRRCRCGALGCLEAYAGAESLLARWREEGGRPPRGTDEETALTALLAAAYPPEGTAADPVALAVLEETAEYLGAGLSDLINLFQPERILIGGWAGLQLGPRFLPAVRRHATAYALRHPAEQVTIDLGRLGPDAVTVGAAILPLADFFTRGGRRADPAPKDPVPAWQTALEERRT
- a CDS encoding phosphotransferase family protein, whose amino-acid sequence is MDFGDLATPPTRSWGRARRVLRAAGVPPGRLARLRALGGGTYNTVEELCLADGTRYVLKVPPAPTVPGLRYERDLLVGEAEFCRGAGRAGVPAPRVVAVGEEAGRRHLLMTACPGEPWDASVTDAEAADLRTRLGGQVARLHQVTGPGFGYPSGALGPLAPDWRAAFTAMYAAALEDARRYGARLPRPAGEIAHTAAAAYGALDGVAVPRLVHFDLWPGNVLVDRSEGGVRIGGLIDGERMFWGDPAADFVSLALLGDIREDRAFLAGYRAAGGRAGFGRTARLRLALYRSYLYLIMLTETIPRALGRAHERWTRDHVTPELSAALEEIGRLTVTS